A single Haloglycomyces albus DSM 45210 DNA region contains:
- a CDS encoding DUF4190 domain-containing protein: MYDNQSPDQPGAPMATAGIVLGWISTIGFLLLVILYCTIGVALFSGLSDEWDTDMQNQIQWA; encoded by the coding sequence ATGTACGACAATCAGTCTCCGGACCAACCAGGCGCTCCCATGGCCACGGCGGGAATCGTCCTCGGCTGGATTTCCACCATTGGTTTCCTCCTACTGGTGATTCTGTACTGCACCATCGGTGTGGCGCTGTTCAGCGGTTTGAGCGACGAATGGGATACCGACATGCAAAACCAAATCCAGTGGGCCTAA
- a CDS encoding winged helix DNA-binding domain-containing protein encodes MDQSDFGRLRLHSQQLVAPRYTSVHDAVTHLGAVQAQDLKAAVTAIAVRMDAGHWRQVVEGLNTGTIVRSWTMRGTYHIVPGEDLPWMLELLTPRVERQAARRRIQLGVSDEMLERAAEVAISALRGGRSLSRPRLFERWEEARIPTKAGCGYHILQYLSHSGLLCFGPLNGNSHDIVLLEEWVPVRRRLGIEISRDEALAVFAERYFRIHGPADLDDFARWGGLTKRDARSGLSDAADRLDRTELDGRTYYLASDTSARVHRPESDSSRTRLLPAFDELVLGYKDRTPTVSRTEESFIMPGKNGVFRPMVVHDSRAVGTWRVRTKGKTRWIEAEPFTAFDPEVETALEPHRTQDFLERMVM; translated from the coding sequence ATGGATCAGTCGGATTTCGGGCGGCTTCGCCTCCATTCCCAGCAGCTTGTTGCGCCGAGGTACACCTCCGTTCACGACGCGGTGACACACCTGGGCGCGGTGCAGGCCCAAGACCTCAAGGCGGCCGTCACGGCGATAGCAGTGCGGATGGACGCGGGGCACTGGCGGCAGGTGGTGGAGGGGCTCAATACGGGGACGATCGTTCGCTCCTGGACGATGCGCGGCACCTACCACATCGTGCCCGGCGAAGACTTGCCGTGGATGCTGGAGCTCCTCACTCCACGAGTCGAACGTCAGGCCGCGCGTCGCCGAATACAGCTGGGCGTTTCCGACGAAATGTTGGAACGTGCCGCCGAGGTGGCGATATCAGCATTGCGGGGCGGGCGGAGCCTCAGTCGCCCGCGATTGTTCGAGCGGTGGGAAGAAGCGCGGATCCCAACGAAGGCGGGATGTGGGTATCATATTCTGCAATATCTCTCCCATTCCGGCCTCCTCTGTTTTGGACCGTTGAACGGCAATAGTCACGATATCGTCCTCCTAGAGGAATGGGTACCGGTCCGCCGTCGCTTGGGGATCGAGATCAGCCGCGACGAAGCGTTGGCCGTTTTCGCGGAACGGTACTTTAGAATCCACGGCCCGGCCGACCTGGACGACTTCGCCCGTTGGGGCGGATTGACCAAACGCGATGCTCGCAGTGGCCTGTCTGATGCGGCCGACCGTCTGGATCGGACCGAACTCGACGGCCGAACCTATTATCTTGCGTCTGACACCTCGGCACGGGTTCACCGCCCGGAGTCCGATTCCAGTCGCACCCGTTTGCTTCCCGCCTTCGACGAACTGGTTCTGGGGTATAAGGACCGTACGCCGACCGTCTCTAGGACCGAGGAGAGCTTTATAATGCCGGGTAAAAACGGCGTATTTCGCCCCATGGTCGTCCATGACTCACGAGCGGTGGGGACGTGGCGCGTACGTACCAAAGGCAAGACGCGGTGGATCGAGGCGGAACCGTTCACGGCCTTCGACCCCGAAGTGGAGACGGCACTGGAACCCCATCGGACACAGGACTTTCTGGAGCGCATGGTGATGTAA